The Microbacterium sp. LWH7-1.2 genome window below encodes:
- a CDS encoding ABC transporter permease — MTAIAETGRRMPRPAASVPRSAAAPLAWLRERGMGASILVAAISSAFGAILLSATGFIAAVLRADPFIGESGMLAAVLAIMSFLLIGVAVYVAAIVTANTFATVIAGRTRRIALLRLIGASARSQRTEVARQGLVVGVLGAVLGLVGGTLVSWAGVALAGVAFGIEDVAYAVVQPVLVIPAVVVALTTWAAAWAGSRRVLTVTPLQALGGSVEASHDAFARRGARNGAAITLFAIGGALLAGGIAIGLVSPLGVIVAFFGGIFSFTGLALGATLVMPPVLRLLGRVFGSSATARLASENALRYPERSSRMAIGVVMGVTLVTMFAVALETVKAVLTTSAGGEAPQEMTTLLDTFAGIMMGLVAVSAVIAAVGLVNLLTIGVVQRRRELGLLRALGVSTGQVRRMVLLEAAHITITATVTGLVLGIAYGWAGAQSLLGAVPMPPSFSAPTLVAPAVPWLPVAIIVVATAVLTLVAAVVPTRLATRVAPVEALAD; from the coding sequence ATGACCGCGATCGCCGAGACGGGAAGGCGGATGCCTCGGCCCGCAGCATCCGTCCCGCGAAGCGCCGCGGCGCCCCTGGCGTGGCTTCGCGAGCGCGGCATGGGGGCGAGCATCCTGGTCGCCGCCATCTCGAGCGCGTTCGGCGCGATCCTGCTGAGCGCCACCGGGTTCATCGCCGCGGTGCTCCGCGCCGACCCGTTCATCGGCGAGAGCGGCATGCTGGCCGCAGTGCTCGCGATCATGAGCTTCCTCCTGATCGGCGTCGCGGTGTACGTCGCCGCGATCGTCACCGCCAACACGTTCGCGACGGTCATCGCCGGCCGGACGCGGCGCATCGCGCTGCTGCGCCTGATCGGCGCCTCGGCGCGCTCGCAGCGCACCGAGGTCGCCCGCCAGGGGCTCGTCGTCGGCGTCCTCGGCGCCGTGCTCGGGCTCGTCGGCGGCACTCTCGTGTCGTGGGCGGGAGTCGCGTTGGCGGGGGTTGCGTTCGGCATCGAGGACGTGGCGTACGCCGTCGTGCAGCCGGTGCTCGTGATCCCGGCCGTCGTGGTCGCGCTCACGACGTGGGCCGCGGCGTGGGCGGGCTCCCGGCGCGTGCTGACGGTGACGCCGCTGCAGGCGCTGGGCGGGTCCGTCGAGGCGTCCCACGACGCGTTCGCCCGCAGGGGAGCGCGCAACGGCGCCGCGATCACGCTGTTCGCGATCGGCGGGGCGCTGCTCGCGGGCGGCATCGCGATCGGCCTCGTGTCGCCGCTCGGGGTCATCGTGGCGTTCTTCGGCGGGATCTTCTCGTTCACCGGCCTCGCGCTCGGCGCGACCCTCGTGATGCCGCCGGTGCTGCGGCTGCTCGGCAGAGTCTTCGGGTCGTCGGCGACGGCGCGCCTCGCGTCAGAGAACGCCCTCCGATACCCCGAGCGCTCGAGCCGCATGGCGATCGGCGTCGTGATGGGAGTGACGCTCGTGACGATGTTCGCGGTCGCCCTCGAGACCGTGAAGGCCGTGCTGACGACGTCGGCGGGCGGCGAGGCTCCGCAGGAGATGACCACGCTTCTCGACACGTTCGCCGGGATCATGATGGGCCTCGTCGCGGTGTCGGCGGTGATCGCCGCGGTCGGGCTCGTGAACCTCCTCACGATCGGCGTGGTGCAGCGCCGACGCGAGCTGGGGCTGCTGCGGGCGCTCGGCGTCTCGACCGGGCAGGTGCGCCGCATGGTGCTGCTCGAGGCCGCGCACATCACGATCACGGCGACGGTCACGGGGCTCGTGCTCGGCATCGCCTACGGCTGGGCGGGCGCGCAGTCGCTCCTGGGCGCCGTGCCGATGCCGCCGTCGTTCTCGGCGCCGACGCTCGTCGCCCCCGCCGTGCCATGGCTCCCGGTGGCGATCATCGTGGTCGCGACGGCGGTGCTCACCCTCGTCGCCGCGGTGGTGCCGACGCGGCTCGCGACCCGGGTCGCGCCGGTCGAGGCGCTCGCGGACTGA
- a CDS encoding ABC transporter ATP-binding protein — MELSSTDLGLAARVQQLTKTYGTGESAVHALEGVSVGIRRGEFTAIMGPSGSGKSTLMHIMAGLDAPSSGRAWIGDTDITGLSDLELTILRRRRVGFVFQAFNLVPTLDALGNILLPFDLDGRRPTTLERARIDGLVERLGLASRLNHRPHQLSGGQQQRVAIARALATSPDLVFADEPTGNLDSRSGREVLALLAAATREHRQSIAMVTHDPVAASHADRVLFLGDGRIVADKPRQSAEEISAYMLASELGAVAVTS, encoded by the coding sequence ATGGAACTCTCATCGACCGACCTGGGCCTGGCCGCCCGGGTGCAGCAGCTCACCAAGACCTACGGAACCGGCGAGAGCGCGGTGCACGCCCTCGAGGGCGTGAGCGTCGGCATCCGCCGCGGCGAGTTCACCGCGATCATGGGCCCGTCGGGCTCGGGCAAGTCGACGCTCATGCACATCATGGCGGGGCTCGACGCGCCGTCGTCGGGGCGCGCGTGGATCGGCGACACCGATATCACGGGCCTCTCGGACCTCGAACTCACGATCCTGCGTCGCCGGCGCGTCGGGTTCGTGTTCCAGGCGTTCAACCTGGTGCCGACGCTCGACGCGCTGGGCAACATCCTGCTGCCGTTCGACCTCGACGGCCGCCGGCCCACGACGCTCGAGCGGGCCCGCATCGACGGCCTCGTCGAGCGTCTCGGCCTGGCCTCGCGCCTGAACCACCGGCCGCACCAGCTGTCCGGCGGCCAGCAGCAGCGCGTCGCGATCGCCCGCGCGCTCGCCACCTCGCCCGACCTCGTGTTCGCCGACGAGCCCACCGGCAACCTCGACTCGCGCTCGGGGCGCGAGGTGCTCGCGCTCCTGGCCGCGGCCACCCGCGAGCACCGGCAGTCGATCGCGATGGTGACGCACGACCCGGTCGCGGCTTCGCACGCCGACCGCGTGCTGTTCCTCGGCGATGGACGGATCGTTGCCGACAAGCCCCGCCAGAGCGCCGAGGAGATCTCGGCCTACATGCTCGCCTCCGAGCTCGGCGCCGTGGCGGTGACGTCATGA
- a CDS encoding hemerythrin domain-containing protein produces the protein MVEIHRLFRRGFGEGPDLVRRVREGDAAHAAAVATQLETLSLGLHAHHEGEDERLWPALDERAPSCATHVERMKAQHAELLVHLTALERALPAWRGSATASDAEPVLAALAGVNEAIAVHLPDEETNIVPVMEHTITEAEIEWFSEHGRKSIPKGQTWQQLGEILAAQPDGGDAWLHKRMPAPGRLAWRFIGRRKYAAHRAALEGR, from the coding sequence ATGGTCGAGATCCACCGGCTCTTCAGGCGCGGGTTCGGCGAGGGGCCGGATCTGGTTCGCCGGGTCCGCGAGGGCGACGCCGCCCACGCCGCCGCGGTCGCGACGCAGCTCGAGACGCTGTCGCTGGGCCTGCACGCCCACCACGAGGGCGAGGACGAGCGCCTGTGGCCCGCGCTCGACGAGCGGGCACCGTCGTGCGCCACGCACGTCGAGCGCATGAAGGCGCAGCACGCCGAGCTGCTCGTGCACCTCACCGCGCTGGAGCGCGCACTGCCGGCATGGCGAGGGTCCGCGACGGCGTCGGACGCCGAACCGGTGCTCGCCGCCCTCGCGGGCGTGAACGAGGCGATCGCGGTGCACCTCCCCGACGAGGAGACGAACATCGTCCCCGTGATGGAGCACACGATCACCGAGGCCGAGATCGAGTGGTTCTCGGAACACGGCAGGAAGTCGATCCCCAAGGGTCAGACATGGCAGCAGCTGGGCGAGATCCTCGCCGCGCAGCCCGACGGCGGCGACGCCTGGTTGCACAAGCGCATGCCCGCCCCCGGGCGATTGGCGTGGCGATTCATCGGCCGTCGCAAGTACGCCGCCCATCGCGCCGCGCTCGAGGGGCGCTAG
- a CDS encoding response regulator transcription factor, which translates to MIRVALVDDQSLFRAGIRMLVDSQPDLEVVAEASDGREAVEAVRQSRPDVVLMDIRMPVMDGLAATAELLTDPEPPRIVMLTTFDLDEAAARAIRQGASGFLLKDADPEFLLAAIRTVHSGSAVIAASATRELFERFTDAAPRPVPPAYAELTEREREIFALAARGLSNAEIAAREYLSEATVKTHISRILTKLGLRDRVQLVVFAFEHGLVSG; encoded by the coding sequence ATGATCCGCGTCGCGCTCGTCGACGACCAGTCGCTGTTCCGCGCCGGCATCCGCATGCTGGTCGACTCGCAGCCGGACCTCGAGGTCGTGGCCGAGGCCTCCGACGGCCGCGAGGCGGTCGAAGCCGTGCGTCAGTCGCGGCCCGACGTCGTGCTCATGGACATCCGCATGCCCGTCATGGACGGCCTCGCCGCCACCGCAGAGCTCCTGACCGACCCCGAACCTCCCCGCATCGTGATGCTCACGACGTTCGACCTCGACGAGGCCGCCGCCCGCGCCATCCGCCAGGGTGCGAGCGGGTTCCTCCTCAAGGACGCCGACCCCGAGTTCCTCCTCGCCGCGATCCGCACCGTGCATTCGGGATCGGCCGTGATCGCCGCATCGGCCACTCGAGAGCTGTTCGAGAGATTCACGGATGCTGCGCCCCGGCCGGTCCCGCCCGCCTACGCCGAGCTCACCGAGCGCGAGCGCGAGATCTTCGCCCTGGCCGCACGCGGGCTCTCGAACGCCGAGATCGCGGCGCGAGAGTATCTCTCCGAGGCGACGGTGAAGACGCACATCAGCCGCATCCTCACGAAGCTCGGCCTGCGCGACCGGGTGCAGCTCGTGGTCTTCGCCTTCGAGCACGGCCTGGTCTCGGGCTAG
- a CDS encoding histidine kinase yields the protein MFRRLKTSQIVTDVVAAVVFFVIAWPLETVLASGAYRLEYGFGSVGHALFGLLIAALFSGALALRRLSPPLALGIAWVGALVQMGLGRPPSFSDVAIFGVLYATAAYGSRLVYWAGFASALVGALVITVYLFAGPVFAGGGLSWQTLPLALVVLVAGGFALGLSWTIGALVRTAVRARENREAQQRAEAETAAEQERVRIARDMHDVVAHSLAVVIAQADGARYAAAADPAVATDALATISSTARSALADVRLLLGQLRHRQGDGPQPTLADLEELYAQVRAAGVPLRVDVDPAPPGEPTAAAQLTVYRILQEALTNALRHGAPGSAVDVRLSWLPDRVELDVRNPVVPGSQPGRSGHGIIGMRERAQLAGGRLDAADEGGAFIVRATIPLGGPA from the coding sequence GTGTTCCGCCGCCTGAAGACATCCCAGATCGTCACCGACGTCGTCGCCGCGGTCGTGTTCTTCGTGATCGCATGGCCGCTCGAGACGGTGCTGGCCAGCGGTGCGTACCGCCTCGAGTACGGTTTCGGTTCGGTCGGGCATGCGCTGTTCGGCCTGCTCATCGCCGCCCTGTTCAGCGGCGCGCTGGCACTGCGCCGGCTGTCGCCGCCGCTCGCCCTCGGCATCGCGTGGGTCGGAGCTCTCGTGCAGATGGGGCTCGGGCGCCCGCCCAGCTTCTCGGATGTCGCCATCTTCGGCGTCCTCTACGCGACCGCCGCCTACGGGTCTCGGCTCGTCTACTGGGCCGGCTTCGCCTCGGCTCTCGTCGGAGCGCTCGTGATCACCGTCTACCTCTTCGCGGGGCCGGTGTTCGCGGGGGGAGGGCTGTCGTGGCAGACACTCCCGCTCGCGCTCGTCGTGCTCGTCGCAGGTGGGTTCGCACTCGGGCTGTCGTGGACGATCGGCGCCCTCGTGCGCACCGCCGTGCGGGCGCGCGAGAACCGCGAGGCACAGCAGCGCGCCGAGGCCGAGACGGCCGCCGAGCAGGAGCGCGTGCGCATCGCGCGCGACATGCATGACGTCGTCGCCCACTCGCTCGCGGTCGTGATCGCCCAGGCCGACGGTGCGCGCTACGCGGCCGCCGCCGACCCCGCAGTCGCGACCGATGCGCTGGCGACGATCTCGAGCACCGCCCGCTCGGCGCTCGCCGACGTGCGGCTGCTGCTCGGGCAGCTGCGCCACCGTCAGGGGGATGGCCCGCAGCCCACGCTCGCCGACCTCGAGGAGTTGTACGCGCAGGTGCGCGCGGCCGGCGTGCCGCTGCGCGTGGACGTCGATCCCGCACCCCCAGGCGAGCCGACCGCGGCGGCGCAGCTCACGGTCTACCGGATCCTGCAGGAGGCGCTCACCAATGCCCTGCGCCACGGCGCTCCGGGCAGTGCGGTCGACGTGCGGCTTTCGTGGCTCCCCGACCGCGTGGAGCTCGACGTGCGCAACCCTGTCGTGCCGGGATCGCAGCCCGGCCGGTCGGGCCACGGCATCATCGGCATGCGCGAGCGCGCTCAACTCGCCGGCGGCCGGCTCGACGCGGCCGACGAGGGCGGTGCCTTCATCGTGCGGGCAACCATCCCCCTAGGAGGACCCGCATGA
- a CDS encoding nitrilase-related carbon-nitrogen hydrolase has product MTTVRAAISQTTWTGDKESMLDKHEGFARDAAAQGAQVVCFQELFYGPYFGITQDKKYYRYAESAEGPIVQRFAALAKELGVVMVLPIYEEAETGVYYNTAVLVDADGTILGKYRKHHLPHLDRFWEKFYFRPGNLGYPVFETAVGRVGMYICYDRHFPEGWRELGLNDAHIVFNPNATKPGLSNRLWEVEGPAAAVANGYFVLQPNRVGREDNEYGELAVDFYGTSQVIDPRGNFVGERGSGDSEELLVRDLDLNMVLEMRDDWQFYRDRRPDSYTKIAKP; this is encoded by the coding sequence ATGACGACGGTACGCGCGGCGATTTCGCAGACCACCTGGACGGGCGACAAGGAGTCGATGCTCGACAAGCACGAAGGCTTCGCGCGGGATGCCGCCGCCCAGGGTGCGCAGGTGGTGTGCTTCCAGGAGCTGTTCTACGGGCCCTACTTCGGGATCACGCAGGACAAGAAGTACTACCGCTACGCGGAGTCGGCCGAGGGGCCGATCGTGCAGCGTTTCGCGGCCCTGGCCAAGGAGCTCGGCGTCGTGATGGTGCTGCCCATCTACGAAGAGGCCGAGACCGGCGTCTACTACAACACCGCCGTGCTGGTGGACGCCGACGGCACGATCCTCGGCAAGTACCGCAAGCACCACCTCCCGCACCTCGACCGGTTCTGGGAGAAGTTCTACTTCCGCCCCGGCAACCTCGGCTACCCGGTCTTCGAGACCGCCGTCGGCCGGGTCGGTATGTACATCTGCTACGACCGGCACTTCCCCGAGGGCTGGCGCGAGCTCGGCCTCAACGACGCGCACATCGTCTTCAACCCGAACGCCACCAAGCCCGGTCTGTCGAACCGGCTGTGGGAGGTCGAGGGACCGGCCGCCGCCGTCGCCAACGGCTACTTCGTGCTGCAGCCCAACCGGGTCGGTCGCGAAGACAACGAGTACGGCGAGCTGGCCGTCGACTTCTACGGCACGAGCCAGGTGATCGACCCGCGCGGCAACTTCGTCGGCGAGCGCGGCTCGGGCGACAGCGAAGAGCTGCTGGTGCGCGACCTCGACCTGAACATGGTGCTCGAGATGCGGGACGACTGGCAGTTCTATCGCGACCGCCGGCCCGACTCGTACACGAAGATCGCGAAGCCGTGA
- the hydA gene encoding dihydropyrimidinase: MTTTLIKGGTVVSATGRGEADVLIDGETIAAVLAPGSQLLGTDVAASVDTVIDATGKYVIPGGIDAHTHMELPFGGTNASDTFETGTRAAAWGGTTSIIDFAVQRYGERVQDGLAAWHEKAAGNCAIDYGFHQIVGGVDDDSLAAMRGLVDEGVSSFKLFMAYPGVFYSDDAQVLKAMQVSQETGLLTMMHAENGPAIDVLAAQLADAGKKAPYYHGIARAWQMEEEATHRAIMLANLTGAPLYVVHVSAKQAVDQLAWARDQGWNVFGETCPQYLYLSLEEQLGAFSEEWGQFEGAKWVCSTPLRSRKEGHQHHMWQALRTNDIQMVSTDHCPFCMKGQKELGLDDFRAIPNGIGSVEHRMDLMYQGVVTGKITLERWVELTSTTPARMFGLYGRKGVIQPGADGDVVVYDPNGHTSIGYGEGRTHHMNMDHSAWEGYEIDGHVDTVISRGKVVVDGGQYLGRPGDGQFLKRGLSQYLI, from the coding sequence ATGACGACCACACTGATCAAGGGCGGCACCGTCGTCTCGGCGACGGGACGCGGCGAAGCGGACGTGCTCATCGACGGCGAGACCATCGCGGCCGTGCTCGCGCCCGGCTCGCAGCTTCTCGGGACGGATGTCGCGGCATCCGTCGACACCGTCATCGACGCCACCGGCAAGTACGTGATCCCCGGCGGCATCGACGCGCACACGCACATGGAGCTGCCCTTCGGCGGGACCAACGCGTCGGACACGTTCGAGACGGGCACGCGGGCGGCCGCATGGGGCGGCACGACGTCGATCATCGACTTCGCGGTGCAGCGCTACGGCGAGCGCGTCCAGGACGGCCTGGCCGCCTGGCACGAGAAGGCCGCGGGGAACTGCGCGATCGACTACGGGTTCCATCAGATCGTCGGCGGCGTCGACGACGACTCGCTCGCCGCGATGCGGGGTCTCGTCGACGAGGGCGTCTCGAGCTTCAAGCTCTTCATGGCGTACCCCGGCGTCTTCTACTCCGACGACGCCCAGGTGCTGAAGGCGATGCAGGTCTCACAGGAGACCGGCCTGCTCACGATGATGCACGCCGAGAACGGCCCGGCGATCGATGTGCTGGCGGCGCAGCTGGCCGATGCCGGCAAGAAGGCGCCGTACTACCACGGCATCGCCCGCGCGTGGCAGATGGAGGAGGAGGCGACGCACCGCGCGATCATGCTGGCGAACCTCACCGGCGCCCCGCTGTACGTCGTGCACGTGAGCGCGAAGCAGGCGGTCGATCAGCTGGCGTGGGCGCGCGACCAGGGCTGGAACGTCTTCGGTGAGACGTGTCCGCAGTACCTCTACCTGTCGCTCGAGGAGCAGCTCGGCGCGTTCAGCGAGGAGTGGGGGCAGTTCGAGGGCGCAAAGTGGGTGTGCTCGACGCCGCTGCGCAGCCGCAAGGAGGGGCACCAGCACCACATGTGGCAGGCGCTGCGCACCAACGACATCCAGATGGTGTCGACCGACCACTGCCCGTTCTGCATGAAGGGTCAGAAGGAACTCGGGCTCGACGACTTCCGGGCCATCCCGAACGGCATCGGCTCGGTCGAGCACCGCATGGACCTCATGTACCAGGGCGTCGTCACCGGAAAGATCACCCTGGAGCGGTGGGTCGAGCTCACCTCGACCACGCCCGCGCGCATGTTCGGCCTGTACGGCAGGAAGGGCGTGATCCAGCCCGGCGCCGACGGCGACGTCGTGGTCTACGACCCGAACGGCCACACGTCGATCGGCTATGGCGAGGGCCGTACCCACCACATGAACATGGACCACTCCGCGTGGGAGGGCTACGAGATCGACGGGCACGTCGACACCGTCATCTCTCGCGGCAAGGTCGTGGTCGACGGCGGGCAGTACCTCGGGCGGCCCGGCGATGGGCAGTTCCTCAAGCGCGGTCTCTCGCAGTACTTGATCTAA
- a CDS encoding TIGR03842 family LLM class F420-dependent oxidoreductase, producing the protein MDFGVVLQTNPPAARTVQLAKLAEAHGFTHVWTFDSHLLWQEPYVIHSAILAETKRVTVGPFVTNPATRDWTVTASVFATLNEMYGNRTICGIGRGDSAVRVTNGRPTTMAELRESIHVIRELANSRPVEYKGATLQFPWSRGSELDVWVAAYGPMALKLTGEVGDGFILQLADVDIAAWMIKTVKDAAAAAGRDPESLAFCVAAPMYIGDDWEHMREQCRWFGGMVGNHVADIVAKYGHHGEGVPEALTDYIERRQGYDYNTHGKADNDHVDFVPDDIVDRFCILGSAKDHIAKLEQLRELGVTQFAGYLQHDNKEETLRVYGETVIPALSAHVTAKK; encoded by the coding sequence ATGGACTTCGGTGTCGTCCTCCAGACCAATCCGCCGGCCGCGCGGACCGTCCAGCTCGCCAAGCTGGCCGAGGCGCACGGCTTCACCCACGTGTGGACCTTCGACTCGCACCTGCTCTGGCAGGAGCCGTACGTCATCCACTCGGCGATCCTCGCCGAGACCAAGCGCGTCACGGTGGGGCCGTTCGTGACGAACCCCGCGACGAGGGATTGGACGGTGACGGCATCCGTCTTCGCCACGCTCAACGAGATGTACGGCAACCGCACGATCTGCGGCATCGGCCGCGGCGACTCGGCGGTGCGCGTCACCAACGGCCGGCCCACGACGATGGCCGAGCTGCGCGAGTCGATCCACGTGATCCGCGAGCTCGCCAACTCGCGGCCGGTCGAGTACAAGGGCGCGACCCTGCAGTTCCCGTGGAGCCGGGGATCCGAGCTCGACGTGTGGGTCGCCGCGTACGGGCCCATGGCGCTGAAGCTCACCGGCGAGGTCGGCGACGGCTTCATCCTGCAGCTCGCCGACGTCGACATCGCCGCCTGGATGATCAAGACGGTGAAGGATGCCGCGGCCGCCGCCGGCCGCGACCCCGAGTCGCTGGCCTTCTGCGTGGCGGCGCCGATGTACATCGGCGACGACTGGGAGCATATGCGTGAGCAGTGCCGCTGGTTCGGCGGCATGGTCGGCAACCACGTCGCCGACATCGTGGCGAAGTACGGCCACCACGGCGAGGGTGTCCCTGAAGCGCTCACCGACTACATCGAGCGCCGCCAGGGCTACGACTACAACACGCACGGCAAGGCCGACAACGACCATGTCGACTTCGTACCGGACGACATCGTGGACCGCTTCTGCATCCTCGGCTCCGCGAAGGACCACATCGCGAAGCTCGAGCAGCTGCGCGAACTCGGTGTGACGCAGTTCGCGGGCTACCTGCAGCACGACAACAAGGAGGAGACGCTCCGCGTGTACGGCGAGACGGTGATCCCGGCCCTTTCGGCCCACGTGACGGCGAAGAAGTGA
- a CDS encoding ABC transporter permease subunit produces MRPLGWSARRQGEVRGWIAAGWGALGVLAVLVLWELYKFAGPSEGFVVGAVPGESGSGVMLLPRTHDRAMPHVWDMVGRLFAPTSGGDTPPLWVSVAGAALLTLGIAAVGWLIGVAVGAVLGLVMQRWRLLEWGLLPWIVVSQIVPLIAFAPVVNAIGNQIDRGGGTWPQWLSVAVIASYLAFFPVAVGVLRGLASPDQIHLDLMNSYAAGYWATLFHLRLPAAVPHLLPALRLAAANAVLGAVVAEVSIGMRGGIGRMLIQLAGQASSDPAAPWGPTFGSIALGLIAAGSVALISLGLANYRRGEATA; encoded by the coding sequence ATGAGGCCCCTCGGCTGGTCGGCCCGGCGACAGGGCGAGGTGCGGGGGTGGATCGCCGCGGGCTGGGGCGCTCTCGGAGTGCTCGCCGTCCTCGTGCTGTGGGAGCTGTACAAGTTCGCCGGCCCGAGCGAGGGCTTCGTCGTGGGCGCGGTTCCCGGCGAATCCGGTTCGGGCGTCATGCTCCTGCCCCGCACGCACGATCGCGCCATGCCGCACGTCTGGGACATGGTCGGGCGCCTGTTCGCACCCACCAGCGGCGGCGACACCCCGCCGCTGTGGGTCTCGGTGGCCGGCGCGGCGCTCCTGACGCTCGGCATCGCCGCGGTCGGCTGGCTGATCGGCGTCGCCGTCGGGGCGGTGCTGGGCCTCGTGATGCAGCGCTGGCGTCTGCTCGAGTGGGGGCTGCTCCCCTGGATCGTGGTGAGCCAGATCGTCCCGCTGATCGCCTTCGCCCCGGTCGTCAACGCGATCGGCAATCAGATCGACCGTGGCGGCGGCACGTGGCCGCAGTGGCTGTCGGTCGCCGTCATCGCGTCGTACCTGGCGTTCTTCCCTGTCGCCGTCGGCGTCCTGCGCGGTCTGGCCTCGCCCGACCAGATCCACCTCGACCTCATGAACAGCTACGCCGCGGGCTACTGGGCGACCCTGTTCCACCTGCGCCTGCCCGCCGCGGTCCCCCACCTCCTTCCCGCGCTGCGTCTCGCGGCCGCCAATGCGGTGCTGGGCGCCGTCGTCGCCGAGGTGTCGATCGGCATGCGGGGCGGGATCGGGCGCATGCTCATCCAGCTCGCGGGGCAGGCGTCCTCGGATCCCGCAGCGCCGTGGGGTCCGACGTTCGGCTCCATCGCCCTCGGTCTCATCGCCGCCGGCTCCGTCGCGCTGATCAGCCTCGGACTCGCCAACTACCGCAGAGGAGAAGCGACCGCATGA
- a CDS encoding ABC transporter ATP-binding protein — protein sequence MTQLAVRAAGVGKVFPTRTGEVVALTDVELEVSAGEFVSLIGPSGCGKSTLLRLIADLDQATSGTLEIFGKPAGRARIDQDYGIAFQQAGLLPWRTVGANIGLPLELHGTGKADRSARVAELAELVGLSDFVDRYPDQLSGGMQQRVAIARALAARPKLLLMDEPFGALDEMTRERLQSELTRIAAETSAAVVFVTHSIPEAVFLSDRVVVMSPRPGRITDVIATGLGHVRDEALRESPEFFDCVTAVREALHGAPVTRASES from the coding sequence ATGACGCAACTCGCAGTCCGCGCCGCCGGCGTCGGGAAGGTCTTCCCCACCAGGACGGGCGAGGTCGTCGCGCTGACCGACGTCGAACTCGAGGTCTCGGCCGGAGAATTCGTGTCACTCATCGGCCCGTCGGGCTGCGGCAAGTCGACCCTCCTGCGTCTCATCGCCGACCTCGACCAGGCTACGAGCGGAACCCTCGAGATCTTCGGCAAGCCGGCAGGGCGCGCCCGCATCGACCAGGACTACGGCATCGCCTTCCAGCAGGCGGGGCTCCTGCCCTGGCGCACGGTGGGTGCGAACATCGGGCTGCCCCTCGAGCTCCACGGCACCGGCAAGGCCGACCGCTCCGCCCGCGTCGCCGAGCTCGCCGAGCTCGTCGGCCTCTCGGACTTCGTCGACCGCTATCCCGACCAGCTCTCGGGCGGCATGCAGCAGCGCGTCGCGATCGCCCGCGCGCTCGCCGCACGGCCGAAGCTCCTCCTGATGGACGAGCCGTTCGGCGCGCTCGATGAGATGACGCGCGAGCGCCTGCAGTCCGAACTGACCCGCATCGCCGCCGAGACATCCGCCGCCGTCGTGTTCGTCACGCACTCGATCCCCGAAGCGGTCTTCCTCTCCGACCGCGTGGTCGTGATGAGCCCGCGCCCCGGACGCATCACCGACGTCATCGCGACGGGCCTGGGCCACGTGCGCGACGAGGCTCTGCGCGAATCCCCCGAGTTCTTCGACTGCGTGACCGCGGTGCGCGAGGCGCTGCACGGGGCGCCCGTGACGAGGGCGAGTGAATCATGA
- a CDS encoding ABC transporter permease subunit has protein sequence MTDAATTMLPAPPTPSGREPRTRPSEREPAGWLKWVAPLVVGVVILAVWIFWVDVLGTAPRMLPSPIAIAEEFVRRFPIILDDMTITAMNALIGLVVGSLLALLFAGLAAAAKPVDGMLAPLVSALAVIPIVAVTPILNTMFGASSQFGRQAVATIAAFIPVFVNVLRGLRQTRPVHRDLLRASAASRWQTFRMLTLPTALPYVMTGLRIASSLAVIAALVAEYFGGPADGIGTAIATYAKSGRAALAWAYVLGGIIIGLVFFLVTSLLERLATRRPPA, from the coding sequence ATGACGGATGCTGCGACCACGATGCTGCCCGCACCGCCGACGCCCTCCGGCAGAGAGCCGCGGACGAGGCCGAGCGAGCGCGAGCCCGCGGGCTGGCTGAAATGGGTCGCGCCCCTCGTCGTGGGCGTCGTCATCCTCGCGGTGTGGATCTTCTGGGTCGACGTGCTGGGAACAGCGCCGCGCATGCTGCCGAGCCCGATCGCGATCGCCGAGGAGTTCGTCCGGCGTTTCCCGATCATCCTCGACGACATGACGATCACCGCCATGAACGCGCTGATCGGCCTCGTGGTCGGCTCGCTCCTCGCACTCCTGTTCGCGGGCCTCGCCGCGGCCGCCAAGCCCGTCGACGGCATGCTCGCCCCACTGGTCTCGGCGCTGGCCGTCATCCCTATCGTCGCTGTCACGCCGATCCTCAACACCATGTTCGGCGCGTCGAGCCAGTTCGGGCGGCAGGCTGTGGCGACCATCGCCGCGTTCATCCCGGTGTTCGTCAACGTCCTGCGGGGGCTGCGGCAGACGCGCCCGGTGCACCGCGATCTGCTGCGCGCGTCCGCGGCGTCCCGATGGCAGACGTTCCGCATGCTCACCCTGCCCACCGCACTGCCGTACGTGATGACGGGCCTGCGCATCGCGAGCTCGCTGGCCGTGATCGCCGCCCTCGTCGCCGAGTATTTCGGCGGCCCCGCCGATGGGATCGGCACCGCGATCGCCACCTACGCCAAGTCCGGCCGTGCCGCATTGGCGTGGGCGTACGTGCTCGGCGGCATCATCATCGGCCTCGTCTTCTTCCTCGTGACCTCGCTCCTGGAGCGGCTGGCGACGAGGCGGCCGCCGGCCTGA